In Halichondria panicea chromosome 9, odHalPani1.1, whole genome shotgun sequence, a genomic segment contains:
- the LOC135341634 gene encoding uncharacterized protein LOC135341634, with protein MASPEKAKWKLSKKLQHWCKTSLCYCYTLRKTDSTDPGDIPPSVTERRESHESHLTDHSESAQSQANSPVRRNSKTVTWQPVMAASEEEDKLPPIPLSASPLPETASTRGRLTTQSTMDSIIEELPAHLRSLEDRMTALFGTAFFKTVDEYEGDEEMGEGSYYEGETDWGAMEIKLQLSEQHLKAKISEVEEMAENVRLSVKDKFANGGFMPFDFEVPQARSLRHRKATFRSPPIYTHSGGYRFMVEVSPGGEGMAEGTHLSVNIVSLKGDYDSILQFPATFTLTIRIMNSYAERSGHFTRELECVYEKPVPSIEIGGEFEFILLKQLSWNEEKQTQYLNNDKIDFRIMRVVFTSKK; from the exons ATGGCCAGCCCAGAGAAGGCTAAGTGGAAATTATCAAAGAAGCTACAGCATTGGTGCAAGACCTCTCTATGCTACTGTTATACGCTTCGCAAAACTGACTCCACAG ACCCGGGAGATATTCCACCCTCGGTTACAGAACGAAGGGAATCACATGAGAGTCACCTGACAGACCACTCGGAAAGTGCCCAGAGTCAAGCTAACAGCCCAGTCAGAAGGAACTCTAAGACAGTGACATGGCAGCCAGTGATGGCAGCGAGTGAGGAAGAGGATAAATTACCGCCCATCCCTTTATCTGCATCACCATTGCCAG AAACTGCCAGTACCCGAGGCAGACTAACAACACAGAGTACTATGGACTCAATAATTGAAGAGTTACCGGCACATTTGAG ATCGTTGGAGGATAGAATGACTGCTCTGTTTGGCACCGCATTCTTCAAGACAGTAGACGAGTATGAGGGTGATGAAGAGATGGGGGAGGGCAGCTATTACGAGGGGGAAACCGACTGGGGAGCAATGGAGATCAAACTACAG CTTTCCGAGCAACATCTCAAAGCAAAGATATCTGAAGTAGAAGAGATGGCGGAGAATGTTCGACTTAGTGTAAAAGACAAGTTTGCTAACGGAGGATTCATGCCGTTTGATTTCGAAGTCCCTCAAGCCAGATCTCTCAGACACCGTAAGGCGACTTTCAGGAGCCCCCCAATCTACACACACTCTGGGGGATATCGATTCATGGTTGAAGTGTCCCCCGGAGGTGAAGGAATGGCTGAAGGAACACATCTGAGCGTGAACATAGTCTCCCTAAAAGGAGATTATGATAGTATTTTACAATTTCCGGCCACTTTCACCCTAACAATTAGAATTATGAACAGCTATGCAGAAAGAAGCGGCCATTTCACAAGAGAacttgagtgtgtgtatgagaAGCCTGTACCTTCAATAGAGATAGGTGGAGAATTTGAATTCATCTTGCTTAAGCAATTGTCTTGGAATGAAGAAAAACAGACACAGTATTTAAACAATGACAAGATTGACTTTCGAATAATGAGAGTTGTGTTCACAAGTAAGAAGTAA
- the LOC135341642 gene encoding TNF receptor-associated factor 5-like has product MADTTEDKDSGDSPLTHKERCKEECKKALGMCFWNKVVESFKARDKKRNEQDPEDKEAEIQQEKEELEEQLELIRENSKADKENYLEQITIQKEAYEQQLYDQQQSYDGQIQQLQLDLEKRSLAIQNVSDMVQQYEFLVPEYSRLKRDRAEYITPPIYSKPGGYKFVIKVLVVGSRTGLGSHVSIQGLSQLGEYDANLSYPVNNMSVTLQILNQQNKKESYEKQVHFTYTRSNNGETLGSDFQFISHQQLEENAAIYLKNDTLWFRITKIQIETANPGSKK; this is encoded by the exons ATGGCAGACACTACAGAAGACAAGGACTCTGGAGACAGTCCTCTCACCCACAAGGAACGCTGTAAAGAGGAGTGCAAAAAAGCTCTTGGCATGTGTTTCTGGAATAAGGTAGTAGAGAGCTTTAAAGCCAGGGATAAGAAAAGAAACGAACAAG ATCCCGAGGATAAAGAGGCCGAGATACAACAAGAGAAGGAAGAGCTCGAAGAACAACTCGAACTGATTAGGGAGAACTCAAAGGCTGACAAAGAAAACTACCTTGAGCAAATAACAATCCAAAAAGAAGCATATGAGCAGCAATTGTACGATCAACAGCAAAGCTACGACGGACAAATCCAGCAGCTCCAACTTGACCTGGAGAAACGCTCCCTGGCAATCCAGAATGTCAGTGACATGGTCCAACAGTACGAATTCTTGGTTCCCGAGTATAGCAGGCTCAAGAGAGACAGGGCGGAATATATAACACCTCCAATTTACTCCAAGCCAGGTGGTTACAAGTTTGTGATTAAGGTGCTGGTAGTTGGTTCTAGGACTGGATTGGGTTCTCATGTGTCGATACAAGGTTTGAGTCAACTGGGAGAGTATGATGCCAACTTATCCTACCCGGTGAACAACATGTCTGTGACGCTGCAGATTTTGAACCAGCAGAACAAGAAAGAGAGCTATGAGAAGCAAGTGCATTTCACTTATACCCGGAGCAATAATGGTGAAACCCTTGGGTCTGATTTCCAGTTCATAAGCCATCAACAGCTTGAGGAAAATGCAGCAATCTATCTCAAGAACGACACGCTCTGGTTCAGGATAACGAAGATCCAAATCGAGACTGCAAATCCAGGAAGTAAGAAGTAG
- the LOC135341620 gene encoding uncharacterized protein LOC135341620 has protein sequence MTDSKAADQSFGEKITACFKDIFKSCYNLDKNDKIDYGEQKSAKLELIQVPTEKVQDTKGDQPEKPHPTSPTAYTGDHTTNSGGHMTEKPEYYPPRKRSIHIRRDVPSTDSFDFSEEDTDYWKQAREVMKTHPPKSSLQRQNSNRRNSKLVRFGSVVRKFDKLEEFLQETAEVDEGEEYYDEGSFDESYEGGYTDEDQYYDQTTDTDHEAYSAEQRASYGHSEQYEPQGYQYQDQYAQQGYEDQDVGYQQENTYAQTRRESSAGNYSREHAQTTTKPYPLSYQGSYKARTEHHVGGVVPSASFRKPLEKDEYKVDIRARVRALEVGQNFQQFTEPTMISTQENLPIELSLPNYEAVKAAHAARIGEPMYTHPGGYKFRIDLWANGKGVGVNTHISITVQSLEGENNDNLKFPAKFSVTLELLNQYSDYNHHVREIACFYHDGSYNTEIGRDFKFIPKEDVYWNAERRTQYVLNDVLRFRVTKITLI, from the exons ATGACGGATAGTAAAGCAGCAGACCAGTCATTCGGTGAAAAGATCACTGCTTGCTTTAAAGATATCTTCAAAAGCTGCTATAATTTGGACAAGAATGACAAGATAG ACTACGGAGAGCAAAAAAGCGCCAAGCTCGAGCTAATCCAAGTTCCTACAGAGAAAGTACAGGATACAAAAGGAGATCAACCAGAGA AACCACACCCGACTTCACCAACAGCGTACACAGGAGATCACACGACAAACAGTGGCGGTCATATGACTGAGAAACCTGAGTACTACCCACCAAGAAAAAGAAGCATCCACATACGACGTGATGTACCATCTACTGACAGTTTCGATTTTTCAGAAGAAGATACTGATTATTGGAAACAAGCAAGAGAAGTGATGAAGACACACCCTCCCAAGTCATCACTGCAGCGACAGAACAGCAATCGAAGAAACTCGAAACTGGTTCGTTTTGGATCAGTGGTGAGGAAGTTTGATAAACTGGAAGAGTTCCTCCAAGAAACAGCGGAAGTAGATGAAGGCGAAG AGTACTACGATGAAGGCAGTTTTGATGAGAGCTATGAGGGAGGGTACACAGATGAGGATCAATACTATGACCAGACTACCGACACCGACCACGAGGCGTACAGTGCAGAACAAAGAGCATCTTACGGACACTCCGAGCAATACGAGCCACAAGGATACCAATATCAAGACCAGTATGCACAGCAAGGCTACGAAGATCAAGATGTTGGCTATCAGCAAGAAAATACCTATGCTCAGACACGTAGGGAGTCATCAGCAGGAAACTACAGTAGAGAGCATGCTCAGACAACAACAAAGCCGTATCCTCTCAGCTATCAAGGGAGCTACAAAGCAAGAACAGAGCATCATGTAGGGGGAGTAGTACCGAGTGCATCCTTTCGTAAACCACTTGAAAAAGATGAGTACAAAGTCGATATAAGAGCAAGAGTTAGAGCACTAGAAGTTGGACAAAACTTCCAACAATTTACAGAACCTACGATGATCTCAACACAAGAAAATCTTCCAATCGAGTTATCACTCCCAAACTACGAAGCTGTTAAGGCAGCACACGCGGCACGAATTGGAGAgcccatgtacacacaccctgGGGGATACAAGTTCAGAATTGACCTCTGGGCCAACGGAAAAGGAGTGGGTgtcaacacacacatttccATTACCGTTCAGTCCTTAGAAGGAGAAAATAACGACAATTTGAAATTCCCGGCAAAATTCAGTGTTACCCTCGAGCTACTCAACCAGTATAGCGACTACAACCATCATGTGAGGGAAATTGCATGCTTCTATCATGATGGGAGCTACAATACTGAGATTGGTCGTGATTTCAAGTTTATTCCAAAGGAAGATGTCTACTGGAATGCAGAGAGAAGGACACAGTATGTACTGAATGACGTTCTGAGGTTTAGGGTGACTAAAATAACACTGATTTAA
- the LOC135341616 gene encoding endoplasmic reticulum lectin 1-like gives MKLREFLVYLFMCNSLHKITLAQDASFALDGGTQYEIAWMTRDELPVATDPKSDDEPTQLLPNMLLEEGQWTEEVMMIKTASNEEYKCLLPSSAVDGSNEAKSDEEAPELTPEYLLRPLQHQCTRLLMGYWNYELCHGDYLRQYHEEKLEDGQVKIDEYLLGDDLTDTPTQTPSSQDEAKIPVWPVHGREYPYYSVEMGGGTPCDIKDGKPRGVVIRYICDQEAYKYGSLLRVDESTSCMYDALVSTPQLCQNSRYRLRESIIQPIKCFPQENSPRRPKALFEHEMLSAGFKDTSRKATTTDPLGSEVSEGLAQSESKANQKGKSVKRVGSSKVFELDKGYIISILNGEMCLRGGAGWWLHEVCYGQHVKQLHIEQTGERTEVMLGLWDKDAHQKWFKKTGSKKLSKVQVVHLYRGGDSCDVIGTPRQCQVKYKCVKTAKSSQISLYLEEPATCSYTLTVEGAFVCTLLDHLDEHGVFDKASFEATSDKTEIQKSEVNDELIVSETAKNEVEENKDDIAKDSGSSSKEDRSQSQEKPIDGQKGQRN, from the exons atgaAGCTGAGGGAATTTCTGGTTTACCTGTTCATGTGCAACTCTCTGCACAAGATCACACTAGCACAAGATGCATCCTTTGCACTGGATGGGGGAACACAGTATGAGATAGCATGGATGACCAGAGATGAGCTGCCGGTAGCCACAGACCCCAAGAGCGATGATGAACCGACTCAGCTGCTACCCAATATGCTATTAGAGGAGGGTCAGTGGACAGAGGAGGTTATGATGATCAAGACTGCTAGTAATGAGGAGTATAAGTGTCTCCTGCCAAGCTCTGCTGTGGACGGAAGCAATGAG GCTAAATCAGATGAAGAGGCACCAGAGCTGACACCCGAGTATCTGTTGCGCCCACTGCAACACCAGTGTACACGATTG CTGATGGGGTATTGGAACTACGAGCTTTGCCATGGAGACTACCTAAGACAATACCATGAAGAAAAGCTTGAAGATGGCCAG GTCAAAATTGACGAGTACCTACTAGGAGATGACCTCactgacacacccactcagaCCCCGTCATCCCAAGACGAAGCTAAg ATTCCCGTCTGGCCGGTGCATGGACGGGAGTACCCGTACTACTCTGTGGAGATGGGAGGGGGAACCCCCTGTGATATCAAGGATGGCAAACCTAGAGGCGTGGTCATTCGTTATATCTGCGACCAAGAAGCTTACAAGTATGGCTCG CTGCTCCGTGTGGATGAGTCTacttcatgcatgtacgaCGCTCTAGTCTCTACTCCACAACTCTGTCAAAACTCTCGCTATCGTCTGCGTGAGAGCATCATACAACCAATCAAATGCTTCCCACAAGAAAACTCTCCAAGACGCCCTAAGGCACTATTTGAACATGAAATGTTGTCTGCCGGCTTTAAGGACACCAGTAGAAAAGCCACTACAACAGATCCTttggggtcagaggtcagtgaGGGATTGGCACAATCAGAGTCAAAGGCCAACCAAAAGGGAAAATCCGTAAAGAGGGTTGGAAGTTCAAAGGTGTTCGAGCTGGACAAGGGATACATCATCAGCATTCTTAATGGAGAGATGTGTCTCAGAGGG GGTGCTGGTTGGTGGCTTCACGAGGTGTGTTACGGACAGCATGTGAAACAGTTGCACATAGAGCAGACGGGGGAGAGGACGGAGGTGATGTTGGGGCTCTGGGACAAAGACGCTCACCAGAAGTGGTTCAAAAAGACAGGGAGCAAGAAGCTTTCTAAAGT ccaGGTGGTTCACTTATATAGAGGAGGGGATTCGTGTGATGTCATTGGAACACCACGTCAGTGTCAAGTCAAATACAA GTGTGTCAAGACGGCCAAGTCAAGTCAGATATCACTATACCTCGAGGAGCCCGCTACCTGTAGCTATACTCTAACAGTGGAGGGAGCTTTTGTGTGCACTCTACTAGATCATTTAGACGAGCATGGAGTTTTTGATAAGGCCAGTTTTGAGGCAACAAGCGACAAAACTGAAATTCAAAAGAGCGAAGTGAATGACGAGTTGATTGTCAGTGAGACAGCAAAGAATGAAGTTGAAGAAAATAAAGATGATATCGCTAAAGACAGTGGGAGCAGCTCAAAGGAAGACAGGTCACAAAGTCAGGAGAAGCCCATTGATGGTCAGAAAGGACAAAGAAACTGA
- the LOC135341651 gene encoding uncharacterized protein LOC135341651 produces MGNLLGALKNLFSEFSERHAKILMLGLDAAGKTTVLYKLKLNEVVSTIPTIGFNVETVKPGKNVSFTVWDVGGQDKIRPLWRHYFSGTEGLVFVVDSADKSRFSESKEELDWILENDEMAGVPVVIMANKQDMPNACSTSDVAEKLGLNQVRDRKWYVHGTSALTGEGVLESVTELSKLVREFQKKY; encoded by the coding sequence ATGGGAAACCTTTTAGGAGCCTTAAAGAACCTTTTCAGTGAATTTTCTGAGCGCCATGCCAAGATCCTGATGCTGGGCCTGGATGCAGCTGGCAAGACTACAGTACTATACAAGCTCAAACTAAACGAAGTCGTCAGCACCATCCCCACCATTGGCTTCAATGTAGAGACCGTCAAACCTGGCAAGAACGTCAGCTTCACAGTCTGGGATGTGGGCGGCCAAGACAAAATCAGACCACTATGGAGACACTACTTCAGTGGCACAGAAGGGCTGGTATTCGTGGTCGACTCAGCTGACAAGAGTCGATTCAGTGAATCAAAAGAAGAGCTTGACTGGATTCTGGAGAATGATGAGATGGCTGGTGTTCCAGTGGTGATCATGGCCAACAAGCAAGACATGCCCAATGCATGCTCCACCAGTGACGTGGCTGAGAAGCTGGGATTGAACCAGGTACGAGACAGGAAGTGGTACGTCCACGGGACCAGTGCTCTGACTGGAGAGGGTGTGCTTGAGAGTGTCACAGAACTCAGTAAACTAGTTAGAGAGTTTCAGAAAAAATACTAA
- the LOC135341650 gene encoding ADP-ribosylation factor 1-like has protein sequence MGNILEALNGALKTVLYSGFFNTQAKILMLGLDAAGKTTVLYKLKVNEVVSTIPTLGFNVETVKHGNNVSFTVWDIGGQKVIRKLWKHYFVGTGGLVFVVDSVDKSRFGEAKEELEWILDSDEMAGVPVVIMANKQDMPNACSTSDVAEKLGLNQVRDRKWYVHGTSALSGEGVLESVTELSKLVKEFQRTVM, from the coding sequence ATGGGAAACATACTAGAGGCACTAAATGGAGCTCTTAAAACTGTCTTGTATAGTGGATTTTTCAATACCCAAGCCAAGATCCTGATGCTGGGCCTGGATGCAGCTGGCAAGACCACAGTGCTGTACAAGCTCAAAGTCAACGAAGTCGTCAGCACCATCCCCACTCTTGGTTTTAACGTAGAAACAGTCAAGCATGGAAACAATGTCAGCTTTACAGTCTGGGACATAGGTGGCCAAAAAGTTATTCGAAAGCTCTGGAAACATTATTTCGTTGGCACAGGGGGACTAGTATTCGTGGTTGATTCAGTCGATAAATCTCGATTTGGTGAAGCAAAGGAAGAGCTTGAATGGATTCTGGATAGTGATGAGATGGCTGGTGTTCCAGTGGTGATCATGGCCAACAAGCAAGACATGCCCAACGCATGCTCCACAAGTGACGTGGCTGAGAAGCTAGGATTGAACCAGGTACGAGACAGGAAGTGGTACGTCCACGGGACCAGTGCTCTGAGCGGAGAGGGCGTGCTCGAGAGTGTCACAGAACTCAGTAaattagtcaaagaatttcAACGTACTGTGATGTAA
- the LOC135341622 gene encoding uncharacterized protein LOC135341622 translates to MKRATEKSGKENCHDHETKNTSNGTGQYVNGKQSTKSIIEDAKKFSYTQGAAVIPPLLVFLCPAFAMVLSYTIVKLNGSPYALFAMVKSNGWIGLFQNAWLPYIFGSKVAWCYILPYAAFQLILMRILPGKETKGPITPAGNVPIYKANGLLSYFVTLAAFFGCAYGLNLFDPADIYDHYLEIIGAMNVVSLVFCALLIAKGRILPSSTDNGTSGSVLFDYYWGTELYPRVLGWDIKMFTNCRFGMMGWPLLLLCYAAKQHQLYGLSDSMLVSVGIQLIYITKFFHWEMGYMKTLDIMHDRAGFYLCWGCLVWIPSVYTSHTLYLTNHPNQLGLPLAIAIFTIGIISVLINYDADRQKEIVRNTNGNCTIWGRKPVTILASYRTTTGEKKTSLLLASGWWGVSRHFHYIPELMAALAWSLPALFNSGLPYFYFVFLTILLTHRAIRDDGRCREKYGKHWEEYCKQVPKKIVPFLF, encoded by the exons ATGAAAAGAGCAACTGAGAAGTCAGGCAAAGAGAATTGTCATGATCATGAGACTAAAAATACATCAAATGGTACAGGCCAATATGTAAATGGAAAACAATCAACAAAGAGCATTATTGAAGATGCAAAAAAGTTCTCATACACTCAAGGTGCAGCTGTCATCCCTCCTCTGCTTGTGTTCCTGTGTCCTGCATTTGCAATGGTCCTCAGCTACACCATTGTCAAGCTCAATGGTTCTCCATATGCTCTTTTTGCAATGGTGAAATCTAACGGCTGGATTGGACTCTTTCAGAATGCATGGCTGCCGTATATTTTCGGCTCAAAAGTGGCGTGGTGTTACATTCTCCCTTATGCTGCATTTCAGCTCATTTTAATGCGGATTCTACCTGGGAAAGAGACAAAAGGACCGATAACCCCTGCTGGAAATGTTCCTATATACAAGGCGAATGGATTACTGAGTTATTTTGTGACACTTGCTGCTTTCTTTGGATGTGCTTATGGATTGAATCTCTTCGATCCTGCAGACATTTATGATCACTACTTAGAGATTATTGGTGCAATGAATGTCGTTAGTCTTGTTTTTTGTGCTCTCCTCATTGCTAAGGGACGCATTCTCCCTTCATCTACTGATAATGGTACGAGTGGTAGTGTACTGTTTGACTACTACTGGGGGACTGAGTTATATCCACGAGTGCTAGGATGGGACATCAAGATGTTTACTAATTGCAG GTTTGGTATGATGGGATGGCCTCTGCTTCTATTGTGCTATGCTGCCAAGCAGCACCAACTGTATGGGCTGAGTGACTCGATGCTCGTCTCTGTTGGAATACAGCTGATCTACATCACTAAGTTCTTCCACTGGGAAATGGGCTACATGAAGACTCTGGATATCATGCATGACAGAGCCGGATTTTATCTG tgctGGGGGTGTCTAGTCTGGATCCCGTCCGTCTACACAAGCCACACCCTCTACCTCACTAACCATCCCAACCAGCTGGGACTGCCTCTGGCGATAGCAATATTCACGATTGGCATTATTTCCGTACTGATCAACTATGATGCAGATAGACAGAAAGAAATAGTTCGAAACACCAACGGTAACTGCACTATCTGGGGGAGAAAGCCAGTCACAATTCTTGCTAGCTATCGAACGACTACTGGTGAAAAGAAGACAAGTTTACTGCTTGCGTCTGGGTGGTGGGGTGTTTCTCGTCATTTCCACTACATCCCTGAGTTGATGGCTGCATTGGCATGGAGCCTACCAGCACTGTTCAATAGCGGGCTACCATATTTCTATTTTGTGTTCTTGACAATTCTACTCACACACCGAGCAATCAGAGACGATGGAAGATGCAGAGAGAAGTATGGCAAGCACTGGGAAGAGTACTGCAAGCAAGTGCCGAAGAAAATCGTCCCTTTCCTCTTCTAG